A window from Vulcanimicrobium alpinum encodes these proteins:
- a CDS encoding cytochrome c translates to MPAACRCIGLPAPRRTPPANGKAIFRTGRDLQGVAVAAQPPALRPNCAACHQLDGRGGVHLPGGAVSADLRHHALVTEQKPPYTVALLERAIAHGVDNTGHPLNRVMPRWRMSERDLHDVVVYVLTQLK, encoded by the coding sequence CTGCCGGCAGCGTGCCGCTGCATCGGCCTGCCGGCGCCGCGGCGGACCCCGCCCGCGAACGGGAAGGCGATCTTCCGGACCGGCCGCGACCTGCAGGGCGTCGCGGTCGCAGCCCAGCCGCCGGCGCTGCGGCCGAATTGCGCAGCCTGTCATCAGCTCGACGGGCGCGGCGGCGTACATCTTCCCGGCGGCGCGGTGAGCGCCGATCTGCGGCATCACGCGCTGGTCACCGAGCAGAAGCCGCCCTACACCGTCGCGCTGCTCGAACGCGCGATCGCGCACGGCGTCGACAACACCGGCCACCCGCTGAACCGCGTGATGCCCCGCTGGCGGATGTCGGAGCGCGACCTGCACGACGTCGTGGTCTATGTGCTCACGCAGCTGAAGTGA